In a genomic window of Amycolatopsis japonica:
- a CDS encoding GAF and ANTAR domain-containing protein produces MDQFRDTASALRELTESMRLDEPRDELLERVAKKVVGLLPGADAATVTLYSDNEPSTVAATDESLLPLDKAQYSADEGPCLKAAESGTIVRTLLDADAAERWPDFAATADLLGVRTALACPLFVPDESHFRRRASEPLSGALNVWSFQENAFDPVEAALVAMFTSAISAIILTASRWAAAERQAETLVAALETRDAIATAKGIVMARLELNADEAFRWLTEASQHTNRKIREISVLIAEDPSAVFGR; encoded by the coding sequence ATGGATCAGTTTCGCGACACCGCTTCGGCGTTGCGGGAGCTCACGGAGTCGATGCGGCTCGACGAGCCCCGTGACGAGTTGCTGGAACGGGTGGCGAAGAAGGTGGTCGGGCTGCTGCCGGGCGCGGACGCGGCCACGGTGACGTTGTACTCCGACAACGAACCGAGCACCGTCGCCGCCACCGACGAGTCCCTGCTCCCCCTGGACAAGGCGCAGTACAGCGCGGACGAAGGCCCCTGCCTCAAGGCCGCCGAGAGCGGGACGATCGTCAGGACCCTGCTGGACGCCGACGCGGCCGAACGCTGGCCGGATTTCGCCGCCACCGCCGATCTGCTCGGCGTGCGGACCGCGCTGGCCTGCCCGTTGTTCGTCCCGGACGAGTCGCACTTCAGGCGGCGGGCGTCCGAGCCGCTGTCCGGCGCGCTCAACGTCTGGAGCTTCCAGGAGAACGCCTTCGACCCGGTGGAGGCGGCCCTGGTCGCGATGTTCACCTCGGCGATCTCGGCGATCATCCTGACCGCGTCCCGCTGGGCCGCCGCCGAACGCCAGGCGGAGACCCTGGTCGCCGCGTTGGAGACCAGGGACGCCATCGCCACCGCGAAGGGAATCGTGATGGCACGTCTGGAGCTGAACGCCGATGAGGCCTTTCGCTGGCTCACCGAGGCGTCGCAGCACACGAACCGCAAGATCCGGGAGATCTCGGTGCTGATCGCCGAGGACCCGAGCGCGGTCTTCGGGCGTTAG
- a CDS encoding elongation factor G, giving the protein MEYLNLGILAHVDAGKTSLTERLLHHTGAIGTLGRVDAGDTRTDTMELERRRGITIRSAVVSFRVGDLRVNLIDTPGHPDFIAEVERALRVLDGVVLVVSAVEGVQAQTRVLMRALKRLRVPVLIFVNKIDRAGARHEGLLADLAERLGVACVPMSEVGGLGTATAKVRPVSPSSGQVEQLAEHSDAFLAAYLEDAVTADDYRAEVVRQTRLGAVSPVYFGSARSGEGIAELTSGIREFLGGAGKSAPDDRLRAAVFKIERGRAHEKIAYVRVFSGEIGARDHVRFHRPGGAVTEEAKVSAVRVFELGDETVEARARAGQIAKITGLKEIRIGDLLGVPEDDGVSPQFPPPALETEVVPAVPAETASVFTALQELAEQDPLITVRQDDETRRISVRLYGEVQKEIIAETLATQHGLDVGFSLTRPVCVERPIGTGHAVWLITEKRNPYFATVGLRVGPGAPGSGLTFGLDVELGSLPLAFHKAIEETVDATLRRGPSGREVIDCMVTVTHTGYFSPVSAAGDFRKVTPFVLEEALRDAGTEILEPVSRVEVELPADSVTATLSRLVECGGLVTGSVVRGDRAELTGVLPLGEVARFEQQLPGLTHGEGLMATEPAGHRPRVSPNRPMPG; this is encoded by the coding sequence ATGGAGTACCTGAACCTCGGAATCCTCGCCCATGTCGACGCCGGTAAGACGAGCCTGACGGAGCGCCTGCTCCATCACACCGGCGCCATCGGTACCCTCGGCCGCGTCGACGCCGGGGACACCCGCACCGACACGATGGAGCTGGAACGCCGTCGCGGCATCACCATCCGCTCGGCCGTCGTGTCCTTCCGCGTCGGCGACCTGCGGGTCAACCTGATCGACACCCCGGGCCATCCGGACTTCATCGCCGAGGTCGAACGCGCGCTGCGCGTACTCGACGGCGTCGTCCTCGTCGTGTCCGCCGTCGAGGGCGTGCAGGCGCAGACCCGGGTGCTCATGCGCGCGCTCAAGCGGTTGCGCGTCCCCGTGCTGATCTTCGTCAACAAGATCGACCGGGCGGGCGCCCGTCACGAAGGCCTCCTCGCCGACCTCGCCGAACGCCTCGGCGTCGCCTGCGTGCCGATGTCGGAGGTCGGCGGCCTCGGCACGGCGACCGCGAAGGTCCGGCCGGTCTCGCCGTCGTCCGGACAGGTCGAGCAGCTCGCCGAGCACAGCGACGCCTTCCTCGCAGCGTATCTAGAAGACGCCGTGACGGCCGACGATTACCGGGCCGAGGTCGTCCGCCAGACCCGGCTCGGCGCGGTCTCCCCGGTCTACTTCGGCTCCGCACGCAGCGGCGAAGGGATCGCCGAACTGACTTCGGGTATCCGTGAATTCCTTGGTGGCGCTGGAAAATCCGCGCCGGACGACCGATTGCGCGCGGCGGTGTTCAAGATCGAACGCGGCCGCGCGCACGAGAAGATCGCCTATGTCCGCGTGTTCTCCGGCGAGATCGGCGCGCGGGACCACGTCCGGTTCCATCGCCCTGGCGGGGCGGTCACGGAGGAGGCGAAGGTGAGCGCGGTGCGCGTCTTCGAACTCGGCGACGAGACCGTCGAGGCCCGCGCGCGGGCCGGGCAGATCGCCAAGATCACCGGGCTCAAGGAGATCCGGATCGGCGACCTCCTCGGCGTCCCCGAAGACGACGGTGTGTCCCCACAGTTTCCGCCGCCCGCCTTGGAAACCGAGGTCGTCCCGGCTGTCCCTGCCGAGACCGCGTCGGTGTTCACCGCGCTGCAGGAGCTGGCGGAACAGGATCCGCTGATCACCGTCCGGCAGGACGACGAGACGCGGCGGATCTCGGTGCGGCTCTACGGCGAAGTGCAGAAGGAGATCATCGCGGAGACACTCGCCACACAGCACGGCCTCGACGTCGGCTTCAGCCTCACCCGGCCGGTGTGCGTCGAGCGGCCGATCGGCACCGGGCACGCGGTGTGGCTCATCACGGAGAAGCGGAATCCGTACTTCGCCACGGTCGGGCTACGGGTCGGCCCGGGCGCCCCCGGATCCGGCCTCACCTTCGGCCTCGACGTCGAACTCGGCTCCCTTCCGCTCGCGTTCCACAAGGCCATCGAGGAGACCGTCGACGCGACACTGCGGCGGGGCCCGTCCGGCCGGGAGGTGATCGACTGCATGGTGACCGTCACCCACACCGGTTACTTCAGCCCGGTCAGCGCGGCGGGCGATTTCCGCAAGGTCACTCCGTTCGTGCTGGAAGAAGCGCTGCGGGACGCGGGGACCGAGATACTCGAACCGGTCAGCCGCGTCGAGGTGGAACTGCCCGCGGACTCGGTGACCGCGACGCTCTCCAGGCTGGTCGAATGCGGCGGGCTCGTCACCGGTTCGGTGGTGCGCGGTGACCGGGCCGAACTGACGGGCGTGCTGCCGCTGGGCGAGGTCGCCCGGTTCGAGCAGCAACTGCCCGGCCTCACCCACGGTGAAGGCCTGATGGCCACCGAACCGGCGGGCCACCGGCCCCGGGTTAGCCCGAATCGGCCAATGCCCGGCTAG
- a CDS encoding discoidin domain-containing protein, translating to MRTRRLLTYAALSLLLAPPVIASEAPTAFATPAAAAEAADATYTASSQLPGYAVSNVGDGNQATYWESTNNQFPQWIQADLGAATNIARLVLKLPSGWEARTQTFSVQGSGNGASFSDLVPSAGHRFDPATGNTVTLDVTGNTRFVRLNIIANTGWPAAQLSEFEVHGPAGGDTQPPSAPGNLAYTEPSSGKIRLTWSASTDNTGVAGYDVYANGQLRGSVGGDVLTYTDDQPDSATVAYSVRARDAAGNQSPSSGTVTRTGTRAGTNLALGKPITASSVQHSYVAANANDDSVTTYWEGAAYPNLLTVALGSNADLDRVVVKLNPDPAWAQRTQTIAVEGRDQGAAAFTTLVSAQTYTFTPSSGNTVTIPVSGRAADVRLRITANSGAPGGQAAEFQVFGVPAPNPDLTVSGVSWSPANPVETDAITVSATVRNAGTAASGATNVNLYLGTAKVGTAPVGALAAGASATVSADIGTREAGSHQVTAKVDEANAVVEQDEANNSYTGATALVVSPVQSSDLVAATAWSPNNPTAGGAVTFSTTVRNQGTVASAGGAHGVTVTITDQNGAVVKTLSGSYSGAIAAGATAPPVNVGTWTAGNGRYTVKTVVANDANELPAKQGNNTSTQALFVGRGANMPYDMYEAEDGVVAGGASVIGPNRKIGDLAGEASGRKAVTLNSTGASVEFTTRAATNTLVTRFSMPDAAGGGGQNSTLSVYVDGTFLKAIDLTSRHAWLYGPEASPQNSPGAGPARHIYDEASMLLGTTVPAGHKIKLQKDAGNGLNYAIDFVNFELATAAANPDPARYAVPAGFSQQDVQAALDKARQDPNLTGVFLPPGQYPVTNKLTVYGKPITVLGAGPWFTRFTAPAGQENTDIGFDAQASASGSTFGGFAVFGNYTSRIDGPGKVFNFTNVTNMTIDDIWVEHQMCLLWATNVDNTTVKNSRIRDMFADGVNFTNGSTGNRVTNNEARSTGDDSFALFAATDLNAGNQYDNVFENLTVLLPWRAAGLAVYGGYSNTFRNLYIADTLTYSGITISSLDFGYPFLGFGPQPTTVQNVSLVRTGGHFWGQQTFPAIWMFSASKEFRGIRVSDVDIQSPTYSGIMFQTKYSGSRPENPVEDTVLTNVSITGAHRSGDEFDAKSGIGIWANELPEPGQGPAVGSATFSGLTLSDNAEDIRNTTSTFTINRS from the coding sequence ATGAGAACGAGGCGCCTTCTGACGTACGCCGCCCTGTCCCTTCTTCTGGCCCCACCCGTCATCGCGAGCGAAGCCCCGACGGCTTTCGCGACTCCTGCCGCGGCCGCCGAAGCGGCCGACGCGACGTACACCGCCAGCAGTCAGCTGCCCGGCTACGCCGTTTCGAACGTCGGCGACGGGAACCAGGCCACCTACTGGGAAAGCACGAACAACCAGTTCCCGCAATGGATCCAGGCCGATCTCGGCGCGGCCACGAACATCGCCCGGCTCGTGCTCAAACTGCCCTCCGGCTGGGAAGCCCGCACGCAGACGTTCTCGGTGCAGGGCAGCGGGAACGGCGCGAGCTTCAGCGATCTCGTCCCATCGGCGGGCCACCGGTTCGACCCGGCGACGGGCAACACCGTCACCCTCGACGTCACCGGGAACACCCGGTTCGTACGGCTGAACATCATCGCCAACACCGGCTGGCCGGCGGCCCAGCTCTCGGAGTTCGAAGTGCACGGCCCGGCGGGCGGGGACACGCAGCCGCCGTCCGCGCCCGGGAACCTCGCCTATACCGAACCGTCGAGCGGCAAGATCCGGCTCACGTGGTCGGCCTCGACCGACAACACGGGAGTCGCGGGCTACGACGTGTACGCCAACGGGCAGCTGCGAGGCAGTGTCGGCGGTGACGTCCTGACCTACACCGACGACCAGCCGGACAGCGCGACCGTCGCGTATTCCGTGCGGGCCCGCGACGCGGCGGGCAACCAGTCGCCGAGCAGCGGCACGGTGACCAGGACGGGAACGCGCGCCGGCACGAATCTCGCGCTGGGCAAGCCGATCACGGCGTCTTCGGTGCAGCATTCCTACGTCGCGGCCAACGCCAACGACGACTCCGTGACCACCTATTGGGAGGGTGCGGCGTATCCGAACCTGCTGACCGTGGCGCTGGGATCCAACGCCGACCTCGACCGTGTCGTGGTCAAGCTCAACCCGGATCCCGCGTGGGCTCAGCGCACGCAGACGATCGCGGTCGAAGGGCGTGACCAGGGGGCGGCCGCGTTCACCACGCTGGTGTCCGCGCAGACGTACACCTTCACCCCGTCGAGCGGCAACACCGTGACGATCCCGGTGAGTGGCCGCGCCGCCGACGTCCGGCTGCGGATCACCGCAAACTCCGGTGCGCCCGGCGGTCAGGCCGCGGAATTCCAGGTTTTCGGTGTCCCGGCCCCGAATCCCGACCTCACGGTTTCGGGTGTTTCGTGGTCGCCGGCGAATCCGGTGGAGACCGACGCGATCACGGTGTCGGCGACCGTCCGCAACGCCGGGACCGCGGCGTCGGGCGCGACGAACGTGAACCTCTACCTGGGCACGGCGAAGGTCGGCACGGCACCGGTCGGCGCACTCGCCGCAGGAGCGTCGGCGACGGTCTCGGCGGACATCGGCACCCGGGAAGCGGGTAGTCACCAGGTCACCGCGAAGGTCGACGAGGCCAACGCCGTCGTCGAGCAGGACGAGGCCAACAACTCCTACACCGGCGCGACGGCGCTCGTCGTCAGCCCGGTCCAGAGCTCCGACCTCGTCGCGGCCACCGCCTGGTCGCCGAACAACCCGACGGCGGGCGGCGCCGTGACCTTCTCCACGACGGTGCGCAACCAGGGCACGGTCGCTTCGGCGGGTGGCGCCCACGGCGTCACGGTGACGATCACCGATCAGAACGGCGCCGTCGTCAAGACGCTCAGCGGCTCGTACTCCGGCGCGATCGCCGCCGGGGCCACCGCGCCGCCGGTGAACGTCGGCACCTGGACCGCCGGGAACGGCCGGTACACGGTCAAGACCGTCGTCGCGAACGACGCCAACGAGTTGCCCGCCAAACAGGGCAACAACACGAGCACGCAAGCGTTGTTCGTCGGCCGTGGCGCGAACATGCCCTACGACATGTATGAGGCCGAAGACGGCGTGGTCGCGGGCGGCGCGTCCGTGATCGGTCCGAACCGGAAGATCGGCGATCTCGCGGGGGAGGCGTCGGGGCGCAAGGCGGTGACGCTGAATTCGACCGGGGCCTCGGTCGAATTCACCACCCGCGCGGCCACGAACACCCTGGTGACCCGGTTCTCGATGCCGGACGCCGCGGGTGGCGGCGGGCAGAACTCGACGCTGAGCGTCTACGTCGACGGCACGTTCCTGAAGGCCATCGACCTGACTTCGCGCCACGCGTGGCTTTACGGCCCTGAAGCCTCTCCGCAGAACTCGCCGGGAGCCGGTCCCGCGCGGCACATCTACGACGAGGCCAGCATGCTGCTCGGCACCACCGTTCCCGCCGGGCACAAGATCAAGCTGCAGAAGGACGCCGGAAACGGCTTGAACTACGCGATCGACTTCGTGAACTTCGAGCTGGCCACGGCGGCCGCGAACCCCGACCCGGCGCGCTACGCCGTCCCGGCCGGGTTCAGCCAGCAGGATGTGCAGGCCGCGCTGGACAAGGCGCGCCAGGATCCGAACCTCACCGGCGTCTTCCTGCCGCCGGGGCAGTATCCGGTGACGAACAAGCTCACCGTGTACGGCAAGCCGATCACGGTGCTGGGCGCCGGGCCGTGGTTCACGAGGTTCACCGCGCCCGCCGGGCAGGAGAACACCGACATCGGGTTCGACGCGCAGGCGAGCGCGAGTGGTTCGACGTTCGGCGGGTTCGCCGTGTTCGGGAACTACACGTCCCGGATCGACGGGCCCGGCAAGGTCTTCAACTTCACGAACGTCACGAACATGACCATCGACGACATCTGGGTGGAGCACCAGATGTGCCTGCTGTGGGCGACCAATGTGGACAACACCACGGTGAAGAACTCGCGGATCCGCGACATGTTCGCCGACGGCGTCAACTTCACCAACGGCAGCACGGGAAACCGGGTCACCAACAACGAAGCCCGCTCGACCGGTGACGACAGTTTCGCGCTGTTCGCCGCCACGGATCTCAACGCGGGCAACCAGTACGACAACGTGTTCGAGAATCTGACCGTGCTGCTTCCGTGGCGCGCGGCCGGGCTGGCGGTGTACGGCGGGTACAGCAACACTTTCCGGAACCTGTACATCGCGGACACGTTGACGTACTCGGGGATCACGATCAGTTCGCTCGACTTCGGCTATCCGTTCCTCGGCTTCGGCCCGCAGCCGACGACCGTCCAGAACGTCTCACTGGTCCGCACCGGCGGACATTTCTGGGGACAGCAGACGTTCCCCGCGATCTGGATGTTCTCCGCCTCCAAGGAGTTCCGGGGGATCCGGGTGTCCGATGTGGACATCCAGAGTCCGACGTACAGCGGCATCATGTTCCAGACCAAGTACTCCGGAAGCCGTCCGGAGAACCCGGTCGAGGACACGGTGCTGACGAACGTGTCGATCACCGGAGCGCACCGCAGCGGTGACGAGTTCGACGCGAAGTCCGGGATCGGGATCTGGGCCAACGAGCTGCCGGAACCGGGTCAGGGCCCGGCTGTCGGTTCGGCGACGTTCTCCGGGCTCACCCTGAGCGACAACGCCGAAGACATCCGGAACACGACGAGCACGTTCACCATCAACCGCAGCTGA
- a CDS encoding TetR/AcrR family transcriptional regulator produces the protein MPYRRTPKTQARLDSQRGEILAAAIALLAETGYAGCSMAAVATQAGVGTGSVYRQFPSKADLVVEVFREVVSREVDAVEAAASQGDVRERVVAVIETFAGRALKAPRLAYALLAEPVDAVVEAERLVFRRAFREVIARNIADGVKRGLLPAQDAEATAAALVGAGAEMLVGPLAGESGPDTIPHLVTFTLRALGGTDGV, from the coding sequence ATGCCGTACCGACGGACTCCGAAGACGCAGGCCAGACTGGACTCGCAGCGAGGCGAGATCCTGGCCGCGGCCATCGCACTCCTGGCCGAGACCGGCTACGCGGGCTGCTCCATGGCCGCGGTCGCCACTCAGGCGGGGGTGGGCACCGGCAGCGTGTACCGGCAGTTCCCGTCCAAGGCCGACCTCGTCGTCGAGGTCTTCCGCGAGGTCGTCTCGCGGGAGGTCGACGCCGTCGAGGCCGCCGCTTCCCAAGGCGACGTCCGCGAGCGGGTGGTCGCCGTGATCGAGACCTTCGCCGGGCGGGCGTTGAAGGCGCCGAGGCTGGCGTACGCGTTGCTGGCCGAGCCGGTCGACGCCGTGGTGGAGGCCGAGCGCCTGGTCTTCCGTCGCGCGTTCCGCGAGGTCATCGCCAGGAACATCGCCGACGGCGTGAAGCGGGGGCTGCTGCCTGCGCAGGACGCGGAAGCGACCGCCGCGGCACTGGTCGGCGCGGGCGCGGAGATGCTGGTCGGCCCGTTGGCCGGCGAGAGCGGACCGGACACCATCCCGCACCTGGTCACCTTCACCCTTCGCGCGCTGGGGGGCACCGATGGCGTTTGA
- a CDS encoding crotonase/enoyl-CoA hydratase family protein has protein sequence MAFETLTYRVQDRKAYLTLNRPERLNAINDVMPGEIRQAVELANEDDAVRVIVVRGEGRSFCAGYDLKQFAEGDTEGRWNQGPVWDPIKDYRVMKRNTDDFFSLWRSLKPTICQVQGHAIAGGSDIALSCDVLIMATDARLGYPPARVWGCPTTAMWVYRAGAQRAKRMLLTGDTIDGATAAEWGLALEAVEPERLEAAVEELADRMAGVPTNQLVMQKLMINQAYDNMGLSGTQTLATLFDGITRHSPEGRWFREFAERDGFHEAVAYRDSGQVIPDGGGPLPEHTDPRRSS, from the coding sequence ATGGCGTTTGAGACGCTCACGTACCGCGTCCAAGACCGGAAGGCTTACCTGACCCTGAACCGCCCCGAGCGGCTCAACGCGATCAACGACGTCATGCCCGGCGAGATCCGGCAGGCCGTGGAGCTGGCGAACGAGGACGACGCCGTCCGGGTGATCGTGGTGCGCGGCGAAGGCCGGTCGTTCTGCGCCGGTTACGACCTCAAGCAGTTCGCCGAGGGCGACACCGAAGGCCGCTGGAACCAGGGCCCGGTCTGGGATCCGATCAAGGACTACCGGGTGATGAAACGCAACACCGACGACTTCTTCAGCCTGTGGCGGTCGCTGAAACCCACAATCTGCCAGGTGCAAGGGCACGCGATCGCCGGCGGCAGCGACATCGCGCTGTCGTGCGACGTGCTGATCATGGCGACCGACGCGCGTCTCGGCTATCCGCCCGCCCGGGTCTGGGGTTGCCCGACGACCGCGATGTGGGTCTACCGCGCCGGGGCCCAACGCGCGAAGCGGATGCTGCTCACCGGCGACACCATCGACGGCGCCACCGCGGCGGAATGGGGACTCGCGCTCGAGGCGGTGGAACCCGAAAGGCTCGAAGCCGCCGTCGAGGAACTGGCCGACCGGATGGCCGGTGTGCCGACGAACCAGCTGGTGATGCAGAAGCTGATGATCAATCAGGCCTACGACAACATGGGCCTTTCCGGCACCCAAACACTCGCGACGCTGTTCGACGGCATCACCCGGCACAGCCCGGAAGGCCGCTGGTTCCGCGAGTTCGCCGAACGCGATGGTTTCCACGAGGCGGTGGCCTACCGGGATTCCGGACAGGTCATCCCGGACGGCGGCGGACCGCTGCCGGAGCACACGGATCCAAGGAGGTCGTCATGA
- a CDS encoding AurF N-oxygenase family protein yields the protein MTANTESERVAERLQRSSARHSYDPDVDVDWQAPLVDGAYGKAPERCSLYGTALWDRLDDGQRAELSRQEAAAAAASGIWFELILMQGLVRHVYNSDPTTHNAQYALTEIADECRHSTMFARSIEKSGGVVRRPSRTAHRSGKIFGAVCGPALLFAGAIYVEELADGMQREMMRDDSLQPMIRMISRIHVIEEARHISFAKDELGRAWARHGRVGRELIRWAIAGMAYVATSELLHPKAYTSVGLDPREARQAATANPHWRRTKAAWAAKAVDYFTEIGLIGGPSRRLWRRAGVLD from the coding sequence ATGACCGCGAACACCGAAAGCGAACGGGTCGCCGAGCGTCTGCAGCGCTCCTCCGCGCGACACTCCTACGACCCGGACGTCGACGTCGACTGGCAGGCACCGTTGGTCGACGGCGCGTACGGCAAGGCGCCGGAGCGCTGTTCCTTGTACGGCACCGCATTGTGGGACCGGCTCGACGATGGGCAGCGCGCCGAACTGAGCCGTCAGGAGGCCGCGGCCGCCGCCGCGTCGGGCATCTGGTTCGAGCTGATCCTCATGCAGGGCCTCGTCCGTCACGTCTACAACAGCGACCCGACGACCCACAACGCGCAGTACGCGCTCACCGAGATCGCCGACGAATGCCGTCACAGCACCATGTTCGCCCGCTCGATCGAGAAGAGCGGCGGTGTCGTCCGGCGTCCGAGCCGCACGGCGCACCGCTCGGGCAAGATCTTCGGCGCGGTCTGCGGTCCGGCGTTGCTGTTCGCCGGCGCCATCTACGTCGAAGAACTCGCCGACGGCATGCAGCGCGAGATGATGCGTGACGACAGCCTGCAGCCGATGATCCGGATGATCTCCCGCATCCACGTCATCGAAGAGGCACGCCACATCAGCTTCGCCAAGGACGAACTGGGCCGGGCCTGGGCCCGTCACGGTCGCGTCGGCCGCGAGCTGATCCGCTGGGCGATCGCCGGAATGGCCTACGTCGCGACGTCGGAGTTGTTGCACCCCAAGGCATACACCTCCGTCGGTCTCGACCCGCGCGAAGCCCGCCAGGCCGCCACCGCGAACCCGCACTGGCGCCGGACCAAGGCGGCGTGGGCGGCCAAGGCCGTCGACTACTTCACCGAGATCGGCCTCATCGGCGGCCCGAGCCGACGGCTCTGGCGCCGAGCCGGCGTCCTCGACTGA
- a CDS encoding S1 family peptidase — protein sequence MRKIASIALGFLAAALAVSTPGIAQAQTDSGVQPSIIGGGTATETYSFMVSLNNGCGGSLVAPQWIVTATHCGGASQGRIGSTNKYSGGEVGRIDRRVNKPGTDLTLMHLSTAVRATPVAMATSNPAPNTTARLLGWGCTSWPSCSTPTTLRQIDLRVLPSSSCYGGGGGSGDVCISGDRGHSACHGDSGGPAVVGTTGRWTLVGETHGPGDNGGECATSTLYTGIAQHLSWIRQQTGS from the coding sequence ATGCGGAAAATCGCTTCAATCGCTCTCGGGTTCCTGGCTGCGGCACTCGCGGTGTCCACGCCCGGGATCGCCCAAGCCCAAACGGATTCGGGTGTCCAGCCCTCGATCATCGGCGGGGGCACCGCCACGGAGACCTACAGTTTCATGGTCTCGCTCAACAACGGTTGCGGCGGCAGCCTCGTCGCGCCCCAATGGATCGTGACGGCCACCCACTGCGGCGGCGCGTCGCAGGGCCGGATCGGCTCGACGAACAAGTACTCCGGCGGCGAAGTCGGCAGGATCGACCGCCGCGTCAACAAGCCGGGTACCGACCTCACCCTCATGCACCTGTCCACGGCCGTCCGCGCCACTCCGGTCGCGATGGCCACGAGCAACCCGGCGCCGAACACCACCGCGCGCCTTCTCGGCTGGGGATGCACCAGCTGGCCGAGCTGCAGCACCCCGACCACACTGCGCCAGATCGATCTCCGGGTGCTTCCCAGCAGCTCCTGCTACGGCGGCGGTGGCGGCTCCGGCGACGTCTGCATCTCCGGTGACCGCGGGCATTCCGCCTGCCACGGCGATTCCGGCGGACCGGCGGTCGTCGGCACCACCGGACGCTGGACGCTGGTCGGCGAGACCCACGGCCCCGGCGACAACGGCGGCGAATGCGCCACCAGCACCCTCTACACCGGCATCGCCCAGCACCTGAGCTGGATCAGGCAGCAGACCGGCTCCTGA
- a CDS encoding NAD-dependent epimerase/dehydratase family protein translates to MKILVTGGSGFIGQHVVRELLARGHDVTVLVRTPSTHLPDAVTVHLGDLTDLSEERLEAIVAGHQGIVVASAAAVAAPRGADIAAFFHDANVAPVARLLAAGCRAQTDRAVILGSFYATLQREQPKLRLAERSPYISSRIDQAERARAAVTAETSVAILELPYVAGTTPGRQSPLEPMLRSMAVGDKDILAYPGTTAVVTVTQTARAAVAALERRANGNYPLVTANLPWADLFTRLATASGRSPKRIWKLHRIAVELLLRWAVIRQRRLGFTLGFDPAQWSQLHATAMVLDPDIARAELGVEPDDLDKALRT, encoded by the coding sequence ATGAAGATCCTGGTAACAGGCGGAAGCGGCTTCATCGGACAGCACGTCGTGCGCGAACTGCTGGCACGCGGGCACGACGTCACGGTGCTGGTCCGCACGCCGTCCACGCACCTTCCCGACGCGGTGACAGTTCACCTCGGGGACCTCACCGACCTGTCCGAGGAACGACTCGAGGCGATCGTCGCCGGTCATCAGGGCATCGTCGTCGCATCGGCCGCCGCCGTCGCCGCACCGCGCGGCGCCGACATCGCCGCGTTCTTCCACGATGCCAATGTCGCACCGGTCGCCAGGTTGCTCGCCGCCGGCTGCCGTGCGCAGACCGACCGCGCCGTCATCCTCGGTAGTTTCTACGCCACCCTCCAGCGCGAACAGCCGAAACTCCGGTTGGCCGAACGCAGTCCGTACATCTCGAGCAGAATCGACCAAGCCGAGCGCGCCCGCGCCGCCGTCACCGCGGAAACCTCGGTGGCGATTCTCGAACTTCCGTACGTGGCGGGCACGACTCCGGGCAGGCAATCACCTCTCGAACCCATGCTGCGCAGCATGGCCGTCGGTGATAAGGACATCCTCGCCTACCCCGGCACCACCGCGGTCGTCACCGTCACCCAGACCGCGCGAGCGGCAGTCGCCGCATTGGAACGTCGCGCGAACGGGAACTACCCGCTCGTCACGGCGAATCTCCCTTGGGCCGATCTCTTCACGCGTCTCGCGACCGCGAGCGGCCGTTCTCCGAAACGCATCTGGAAACTGCATCGGATCGCCGTCGAACTGCTGCTCCGCTGGGCAGTGATCCGCCAACGCCGTCTAGGATTCACTCTCGGTTTCGACCCTGCGCAATGGAGCCAACTGCACGCCACCGCCATGGTCCTCGATCCGGACATCGCCCGCGCCGAACTCGGCGTCGAGCCGGACGACCTCGATAAAGCACTTCGCACATAA